The genomic region ACAaggttcctaataaactggcaacAATAGATCAATATATCAAATCAGACCTTTTGATAACCCTACTGATGTTGTTCttatttattcttctgttttattcattcgttcatcCTGCAGGTTTTGGGTCTGTATTTAGATTCTCATTTTTGAATTTCAACTTATTTGTTTTCCGTAGCTTTACTttagttactgaataaaatattttacatcaTTCTCTTTGTCTGCTCTCTTGAATCATCATTTTCAGTGTTATAGTTTTgctcttttatatttttccagAGCTTCTAATGTTCACTGTTCCACAAAACTGTTTCGCAGTTTACTCCTAATTCATCTTTTCATCCTTCtgtcttcctcctctctcccaTCATGAGCTCTGAAGGGGGCTGAAAATCTTGGCATGATTTAAGAGCAGATGAATAAAACCTATGTGACTCCTATGTGCTTTCAACTGCCTCTGCATACAAATTGAAGGGTTGAGCAGTGAAGTGTGAGTCCGAGTCCACCAGCTGGGCCTCAGGGTCTGCTGTTCTGCTCTAGTCTAGCATAGCACTGCTCCTTTCCATCTGCAATGTGTCCCACAATTAGAAATCCTGACACTGCACCCATTCCCCTACTTTCCACCTATAGCTGTGAATTGAAGTGGAAAGAAAAGACTTAACACAAGGGCCAAAAGCAAACAATTTCTTTTATCTGGCTTTACGGCTAACTCACTCTCAGACTGCGTGGCTGTGAAGAAAACTGGCCTCAGATGGACTGCAGAGAGCGTGATAGAACTAGAGCGAGGTCACTGACGGGAAGTCAAGATTGGAAGGATAAGGAAGGAGATAGTTGGACAAAAATGGAACAAGAGATCACGCTCGCAGGATACAGGGTCATCTCTCATACAGATCTGTCTCCTGAATCTAAGCCTAGAGCTCTCTGGCCACTTCCCGTCCGGAAGCTCAGAGTCTTCCCTGGACGACTCCTTAAAGAGCTCCGCTCTGGCAGAAAGCCTGCAAGCCTGAAGTCCTCACTGCGCACCACTCAACACACCCGTCCAAGCCCCAAACCGAGCCTCCATCACATTCCCATTAACCTTTCTAGCAGAGACAGGCTGCGTAAAGCCAACAGTTCCTGACAGCTTCCGGATCAGCCCACTCCTCTGCGAGGCAACGACAGAGCGGTTTACATTCACACGGGTAGAAATGTGAGAAGAATTATTCTGACAAAGGAATTTAACTTTTTTAGAATGTAGTGATTTGAATAAAATGGTGGCGTTGGATTGGGAGagtatcccaggaacactgggtgtgaaaTGGCAATGCACCATAGACTGAtctcctgtctctctgcatcatacacacacacacacacacacacacacacacagttgagtgCAGATTATTCCAGATCCAAGCTTCTTACTGTCGTGTTTTTTCACAGCGTGAGGAAATCCAAGTGGACATGGAGAGATCATGTGACGCTCCACACAGTCAGTAACCCGAACTAAAACCAGGGTCGATGGAGCTGTAAAAATCCACATGGAAATGAGAATGAAAGTTTTCCCcattataaataatacatattaaCAGCATCTGTTCTCTTTAATGTATAAATACTAAACAAGACAAGAAAAGAATTTCCGTTATTCCCCCATACAAATGCCCTGGCCGAGGCCCCGGATGCTAATGGCGTAATTGTAAAGGTCTTGAACAGTGCTGACTTTATTTGGTTctgttttctttccctttttggTAAATAAATTAGACCTAATTCTGACTAATTCTGCAATGGCCTTGGCCTTCGCTTATACTCAGGAATTGTTCATTGTTGTCTGAGATCTCCCTGGCGCAAACTTTGAAATTAGGCCTTCGAGCATCAGACACTTTAGCTGTCTGTGAATTAAAGTGAGATTGGAGCAAATGGTGGAAATTGACTTATTGGAAACGGTCAGTTTTCAGGACTCTCTGTGGGAGTAAGCTGAGTCCCACTCCACCCCCTTACTGAGACAATGGGTcactttttcaaaaaaaaaaaaaagtgacctaTTTAGATGTTCCTGTGAATAAAGGGGATAATTATAGGAGCTCTTGTGCTCTTTCACAGGAGAGGATGTGGccgaaaaaagaatgaaagaaggaaagggAAGTTGGGAAAGGGTGGTGGCAGGGTGGTCAGGAGGAAACGTACAAAAGTGACATCATAAAGGAGAGGAAATGCTGTGCTTCACCTTGGAATGTGAAACATGTGCTGAAAATAGAGGCTCTGAATGTGCAGGGTTTGTTTGTCAATAGGTTAAAAAGAGGGTCAGACAATAGCAGGAATGTGAAAAAGGAAGCGATGTTTGCACGAGAGATTGAAGATAGTACGATTCTCCAATTCACAGACAGCTGTGAGAACAAGACTAACTGTGGAAATCTTCATCAGCCCCAAAACCATGTGTACCACCATGACAGACTGTACGCGTTTCTGACCTTACTCCAGctcctgtggaaaaaaaacagggacTTAGTCATTAGATGTCATTAGATTAGACGTGTGTAAATAATTTCAGCATCCTGAGGATGACAGTAAAGCATGACTGAGGCAGGAATGAAGTTTTGCCATATCCCAGTCCTGCGCTCCTGCcaaaggtttaaaaaaacaggaaagatAAACGAGGCACGCTGGACTTCCTGGACATCAGCCCTGAGATGTAATACAGGCTGCTCCTCCACATGCGGAGGTCCATCTCAAAGAGCCAGGACTCAACATGATGCGAAGAAAATCGAATAACTACAGCATGAGCCTGTCTCTGTGACCACATACTTCTTCATGACCTGTATAAATACTTTGATTTGTACTAAAGGGAGTCATGAGATgattaaacaggaagtgagacgCTCGTGCTGACACTGTGAAACAATAATGATGTAAAAATATTGAACGGAAAATCACACAATGCCTTCAATACTTAAAACAGTAAGAagtctgtaaatattttattcgtAGTGACCTGCGTAAATAAATACTGCATGGATGTTTGATtgaaaatatatgtattttgcACAACtctataaatattttgtatattcaGTCGAGGTTCCCAGAGATGGAAAGAAACGTCCGAAAACAATCATATGACCCACTTTTTGAGAGCTAACAGTGAGATGTAATAGTTAAATGATCTTAGTGATCAGGAACCATGGTAGCTTTCCTGtagaatttatttatgttactACATTATAGTAAATTATCATGACTTCATTAAAATCATTATGGCTTAACAACAGAAATCTCCAAAACACAATATAAATCTGAAGAATATCTGTGCAGAACATCACTGAGGCTAGAGCCGTGGTTTATTCTCCAGGCATGCAAGGCACACTGGGAGGAATTCTCCTTTCTGTCAGTGGCCTGCCCTTCACTCTCCCCACAGCCTTCTGCTTTGTGCAGATGCCAAGCTGATGGTAAGCACATGAACAGATGGTATTCTGTCTTTAAAGAGATAGTTGGGCCAAGCACTCTAACATGGCTAATGGTGAACAGAAGCCAGGACGACCTCAGCAGTGGCCATCAGAATGGACACCATCGGTCCAGTTCAGTTAGCtatctgaatttttttgttgtcgtGGTCATGTAGTGTGTGTCTTCTCTCATATTCCTGAATGGACAGAAGGGAAGTGAACAAGTTCAAACATGCGTGATAGTGATAAGAGTTTCGTTTTCAGTCTGAGACGGTGGTCCAGAGGGTCCTCTACCTATAggatgcctctgtgtgtgtgtgtgtgctctgaggTAACAGAGGAGTGTTTGTGCAATTTACAGGGGATTTGTCTTCCGGCCTGACACGGGTCTGTCAAAGTGTTTTATGGTGCTGGTATCTTGGCTGCAGCTGTGTTTGGGGACTCCCAGAGGAAGCTATTGCTTGTTCAGTTTACAGTGAATAGCTCTCTTCCTGCTCTGACTGTGGACCTAGAGGCTGGAGGCCAGAGtgcagaacagtgtgtgtgtgtgtgtgtgtgtgtgtgtatctgtgcatggTTTAGTCGTCCCTCATGTCTGCGTGGGTGGATATGCATTTTGCACATCTGTTTGAGTCTATGGGGTTTTTGTATCTCTGTAAAGCTGAAAACTCAACACATGTCTGCTAATGGGTTTGGAATGAGCTTCTCCTACTTGTGATTCAGCACGCCGATGTGACTCGTCCACAGCGGGGGGCCTGATTTCCTACAGTCACAGCTGCTGTTGGCCATTTGCCTCAGCTGCTTCACACCACCTTAAATGAGGACATGATTATCATCGAGCCATTTTGAAGAGTCTACTCAGAATTCTGTCACTGAAATGGAgatatgaattaaaataatatctaaaaataaaagattattttaaaaaatttatgaTGTTATGTTATTAATGAAGAGATGGACATGCTTTAgggtttgatatatatatatatatatatatatatatatatatatatatatatatatatatataaataatgaaaaatatataataaaactgattacaaagaagaagaagaagaagaagaagaagaagaagaagaagaagaagaagacaaatcTCTTTTGACTAACACCCTGAAAGATTGCCTATAACAAAGTGAAGGTTTCAAACCCATGATCAGAATCAGATACAACACTGCCATCTAATGGACGATTTGTGTCACGTAAAATCCCACCTCTTgtatcattttatcattttatttcctgAACTAATCCGTCGCCTATACAGggttttgtgtgtctgcgtTTAGATTGTGTAGCACTTTTTAAGAGCAGAGGTTAAGGATGTGGTTAGGGCTGTACAGTAGAGATGAAAGAGCTGTGATCAGAGAGTGTCTTTGTGTATTTAGTAAAACCTTTCACCCTAACAGCTTGCTGATGAGCGACCCTGACCCCTGACCCTGGGTCCTTAAAGTCTGGACGTTTAAAGAAAGCCTTGTTCTCTTTGTACCCttgcacattacacaccaacCCAGTGTCTTCTGATATTACTCACACTGTCCAAAGCAACTGTGCtgatgaattaataataatattgatatgCAACTCTGTGTTCAGGGCCTGGGGTAGGTCTAGCCGTAATCTGTGAATGGTACCGATGATGATGAAGTATACAGAAGGACCGTTTTTAAAGTATCAAAAATACTCACAAGTCACCTTACTAGCTAATCAATTACTTACATATCAACTTAATAATAGATCAGCTGTCTGTCCTTCCTTCATAACTAAATTGTAATCTACTATaatccataaaaaaaatcattattgtTGCCTTTTAAATCTTCACACAACAGATTATTATCAAAGTAAGGTTCTGTTCAGTTATAAAGTACAGCATAACCTACTTCCTGTCGCCCAAATAACCTCCTGCaagcaaaaataatatatacattagTCACAAGAAGGGGGGTGATACTTCATTCTGAAAAATCTGAGACTGAGCtactctgtgcatgtgtgtgtgtgtgtgtgcagattcTAGACATCAAAATGTGTACATTGTGTttgtgaagggaaaaaaacaagggaAGAGGTTTGGGGGAAAGAACAGCTATTACTAGTAAAGCATTTTTCACCTGTTATTTCTAATTGTTGTAAAATATCTTACTGCTTTTTAATGATttgtttctgtaaataaatattataatgtctCTTGCTCTAACAGAACTGATGTGCTATAAAACCACTATGTAAACACTATGTTCTTTAAATCTCACCTGCACTTCTTATTTCTCTGATTAAGCTAACATGCTTACACAAGTGATTACAAAAACATATCCGGTTCGATATCTTTTGAATGATCAGTTTGAATAtgaaaaagacaataaaaagttttattaatACCAAAATACATTTGATCGCAATTTAAAAGTACAATAGCACAAAGGGgaaaatatacaatattacaCAGAAGGTGATTTAGCAAGCTTATACATGAAATTACTCTTATTTTCTAGTGACTTAAATTACTATATACATcaaaacaataaattaataaaacagcGATCTCTTTTCTAGATTCAAGATTACTGTTCTATACTCGAAACTTAGAAAATCACAGACCTCATGCTGCTGCGTGTTATATACTGAGCTTCTCAGACCCAAACATCAAGACTCGTGGCTCTAGTGCTGATCACATGTCCTATTATTAAGTGTTTGGTGATTTTGACATTAATCACATTTTAGAAATTGAAATATATGACATATCATGATCACTGTGCAGGAATGGGCAGGAAGTAGACAGCATTCTGGCCTCTGTGGGTCTTCGGGCCTCTTTTCATCTGGCCGTTTTTCTTGATGCCGACGTACCAGACCCCGTGCTCCTGATGCTTGTGTGAACTGTAGGTGTTGTAGTGGTTCTCCTCCATTTTCTCCATGAAATAGCACTCGTCGTTCAGCAGGGACTGTTATATCAGAGCAGAAGAACAGACGAGTGAAGCGTGTGGCTTAAAGCTCGTATACACGGACACAATACGAGTCATAGTCATTAGAACAAGTTTGAACATTTCTTATTGCATCATTTTACAGGCTCTGTGGTCTACTATGCTTACTGGAAATTGCCTGTTTAGCATCGCTGTGTGGGTTTTAAAGGAACCGCCCTGTTGCCATTatacacacatgacacacagttttgttgttgtttagctGGAAAACAGTGTGAATTTAACTCATGCCCAAACTCACAGTGCCATAAAGCGTTCCACTTCTGTCCATGGCCAGGTAACGCCCCGCCTCCTGACCTCTGATGATCACCACACCTACGCTCACTGCTTTCACCTTTAGCACAGCTGTGAGGAAGAAAAGTGGAGCAAATAAATGTGTTGTCAAGAGGTAACTCTGTTAGCCTCTGTGTCTTTACTTtcacttaaaacacacaaagctGTGATCAGGACTGTAAATGAGCAGTAACCTGAcgtgaggatgatgaggataattttttttataaattaatcCGGTGTGACAAAAACACATGCATGCAGACAAATTAAGATATTCATGTTATATTGCATTCTAACAGACACAGACGCAGAAGAGTCATGTTATAAGTTGACACTTACAGTTTACAATTTACTCTCGCTCTCTAAACTCCTTTCACAACACAAATCATTGAGTCACGTTATAAGTTGACACTTACAGGAACGTGTGCACATTATACCGTTATAaatttactctttctctctctaaactCCTTTCACAACATTATATTCCCCCGAAAGTGCtacaaaaaaagacagacacgATTCAGCAGAATTGATGTGATGTGAAATCTCAGACTGGGATGAAACTATGATGTCTGTGATCTAATATTTTGTATTGaacatttattaaacagaaaaaaaacccatgttAGATGTTTAGTTATGGAGATCAGATGTGAATCTCCacccagatttctgtaaagaatTAATGATATGTACCACCTGAGTGACCATTAGAGCTGAGTGTAAACAGTAAAGAGCTCAGACTAACATGAACACCCTGAGATGATGAACAGaagccttacacacacacacacacacacacacacacggtcactaGGTGTTAATCCAACACTGGTGCTGTGGAGGTTGTGTAATATGAAGCCTGGTGTTAGTGTGAATATAATAATGGACTTTCTGATATGAAGTTGTTCTTACTGTAAGCGTCGTTCTCCTGCCTGATGCCCTCCACCGCTCCACCGGGTAACACGCGCAAAAAGTGCCCCCCGTTCTTGCAGTAAAGCCGCTTTAAAGTGTCGAGATTAAACGGCGATGGTGACGGTCCGAGGACCGTAACGAGACCGTCCGTCATTCCGCAGATTCAGTCCACAAACCGCTCGACAGGAGCTCGAGCTCTCTCTTTATGAAACGCACCGGTTCCGGGTCCCTCCcggtgatctctctctctctctctctctgtgtgtgtgtgtgtgtgtgtgtgttcaccgcCCTTCTGATTTGACGTAGACCGCTGACCCAAATCCTCCGGTGTGAGTAAAAAGGATGATCATCGACCAGTGAAACGGatgaaacacaaaaacaccTTTCACTCTGTTCATTATTGTCTCAGACTAAAGAAATGGAAGGATTCGGTCAAAATTTGCGTAAAAGTTTCTGATGACTGTCCCATGACCCAAGGTGTCCACCATTTCCACATCATTTTCAATAATACAGAGCAAtcgatttttttattaaatacagaTGTTGTATTACATCACACTTGGACATTTTTTGGGTAAATAAAAACTGACCACTTTTCAAATGAGAAAAAGTAAATAACTCAATTCTGACTGTCAGGAAATAGCTGAGTGTCCAGGAGAACCCGGGGCAGGTTATTAATCtccagattaaataaaaaacaagatttAATACACTTTTAAAGACAAGCTGTTGTCAAGACTTTGATTTTTGCTCTTCATTGTACATTTTATTAGGTTGaaatatatgattttattttacacatcgCTGTATTTGCATCTGCTGCTCAAACACAATGAAATCTCAGaggaaataaactaaacttttacattcacatttctggcatttggcagacacacaTCCAGAGTGACGTAACAAAGTGATTTGAAGTCTCTAACAATGAAAACACTCTAGACTTTGGACGCCATTACAGTAAAACTCTGATTATTAATCTgttcttcattcattcagtaagcactttatctaGCTCAGGGTGGATGTGGAGTTTACTGGAGACACAAAATTGGACAGTTCTCCCATGATATAACAGGGtactacacacatgcacacacacacacacacacacatacacagaatcaTTTCAGACAATGATCCCAAACCCCAAACCAAAGCACCAAGAGCGGGAGcgataaaaacaaacaacagtgGTGAAAGTTCTACAGTGTCCAAGACGAAGTCCAGATCTGAATCCCTGTGAGAATCTGTTTGAAAATTACAGGCAACAAACAACATCCAACCAACCTGAAGAAGCTGGAGCAAAGTCGACAGGAAGAACGAGTGAAAGTCCAGAAAAGTGTGCAGGAGCTGCTAGGAACTTTACTGACCTTAACGCACTTACAGCAGCTACTGCATTGAAACATGCTTTTACCAAGTAGATTACTACCAAAGcagtaattttatattttaaagatCTGCTGACAAATAATGAATTTTGGCTTTGAAACTTCACTTTAAGTGcatactgtaaataaaacaaacaaaaaaaaaacactgactcAAGTGTAATAACAATGTAATCCTGATCACCTGCTTAGTGAGTCCAGGATCAGTCCAGGATCAGTCCAGGATCAGGATCTCCTCAGTTCACAGCTAGTGTGATGTGCATCTGGATgagtgctgtattactgtattatggAATGTTTCCTGTTTGTCAAAATAACATGAATTCTTGAGTCTTGAGCAAAGAAGCACGCACATTCCAGATGTAAATGTGCAGCTAATCTCAAAAACAAGATTGTAAAATGTGACGGGTTTATGGTTAATCTTATGCAACTTCCACTAATATGATTGCAGAAGCCGTGAGATTTATTATAACCTCTGcttcatgtcagtgtgtgtgtctctctctctctctgcttcttaAAGACAAAAAACCCCAATTCTAGCAAAACTTCACTCCACGGACCTACGTGCAACACGCAACGCTCTGTACAGCTCTGGGGTTTTTTGAAAACAGATTTCTTTGACGGAGTAAAAATCAACATAATATGTGGCCATGTAGTTTCTGTGAATCTCTGGATCACACGCTTCATCCAGCTGTCCTGTTATCATTCACGCCTCTGGACTCCATATCCGGAATGTTCTGTGAAGCTTTCAGGCCCTGGGTTTGGAGagcaggagagaaaaaaaaaaagaaaccccaCAGAAAGAATGTGAGGCCTCTACCCACAGTGGGGCAAGTTTCCATGTGGCTTCAGTATGGAGACAATCGTATTACTGGAAATGGAGCTTTAGTGCTACACAGGTCTGAGcgaaataccacacacacacacacacacgagtgtgtgagaataaTATCCAACCACCGGAAGACTTCACCTGCAGATGGAAAATACCTGAGTAGTTGCACTTTGTAACTATACTTAGGTTTTGGCTGAATTTATGATTCACTTTGAGACATTTTAacataatgacatttttataaaaaataactttttactcttttttcatTGGCACCTTCAAAACACTCCTTTAGAAATCTCAAAGGTCTCTTCTTCTTTCACCCAGCTGATGACTCTACGCTACACCTCAATCATTTTAGTGTCCAATCCAGGTCATTAATGTGGACTGTAAAATGCTTCCTCATGCTCCACAGTGGAGTTAGCGCTGTAGCTCTCTCCGTGTGTCTGAAGGAGGATAATCCACTGCACTGCAGTGTGGGAGTTGAGGATGAGAATCATAACCCTTACTTCAGACTCTTATCAAATCAGCGTCTCCTTTACTGCAGGAACTTCATCTAAAGCATATTGAGCTGAGTTTGACTAATCTGGTAGcgttaattaatttatttagattAGCATTTATTCCAGTAGCTAATACACTTGGCTAACATCTGGCTTAACTTCTAGCTAACGATAAATATCAGTTATTTACAGATAAATAATAAGTGACGTATACAAGCAACTAACTCACTACAAAATGACATCAGTGGAAATCATCGAACAGTTTTAGATGAGTAATAAAAGTAACTTTTCACATAAAAAAATTTCcagtaaaaaaacatttattgcgTTTAAATAGGGGACTTTTGAAAGAACATTTTTAGCCTCCATGTTAAACTGAATATGAGATTAAACTCATTCCACATCAGAAGAATTTCTCTGCTTTTCTTCTGCCCTTTTCCACAGCCAGTGGGTCATATGAGTTAGACttgttttagtaaataaatgaaagtaaacaggattcattttgatttactaaattcctttggggttaaacaaaacattaatagaccaacccatcgttttaatcatacactagacttagttatatcacatgggactgatgtgTCCGATATAaccgttctacctcaaagcgatgacatcacagaccatcacctcttaatgtacactctacctgtagaacatattagaaacgtctctccacgttataaacttggtagaactataacctcgaccactaaagacagatttacaaacaatctgccagatctgtctcaacttcttactagaccccgaaatgcagatgcactagatgaagtaaccaacagcataggcaatatttttaccagcacactagacactgttgcccccatccgactaaaaaaggtcagagataaaacacctgcaccatggtacaatagtcatactcacgccctcaagagagcaacccgtaacctcgagcgaaagtggagaaaaaccaaattagaagtttttagaattgcgtataaagacagtctggccaactatagacaggctctaaaagctgctagggctgagcatctgagcaatctgattgaaataaaccagaacaatcccagattcttatttagtacagtagctaaactaacaaagcatcatatttctggagagagtatttcagcacagtttagtagtgaggactttatggatttcttcactaaaaaaattgatagtatcaggaacaaaatattggatgttcaaccactgacggcatccggtg from Hemibagrus wyckioides isolate EC202008001 linkage group LG18, SWU_Hwy_1.0, whole genome shotgun sequence harbors:
- the LOC131368799 gene encoding fibroblast growth factor 1-like, with amino-acid sequence MTDGLVTVLGPSPSPFNLDTLKRLYCKNGGHFLRVLPGGAVEGIRQENDAYTVLKVKAVSVGVVIIRGQEAGRYLAMDRSGTLYGTSLLNDECYFMEKMEENHYNTYSSHKHQEHGVWYVGIKKNGQMKRGPKTHRGQNAVYFLPIPAQ